From one Lotus japonicus ecotype B-129 chromosome 3, LjGifu_v1.2 genomic stretch:
- the LOC130746355 gene encoding protein DMR6-LIKE OXYGENASE 1-like — translation MATTTITTATKSPLLTDLASTLNHVPSNFIRPINDRPNVHEFQSFSDSIPIIDLQGLDGSNREEIIQKIANACQNYGFFQIVHHGVPEEVVGNMVKVSREFFSLPESERLKNYSDDMSKTTRLSTSFNLKTEKVSNWRDYLRLHCHPLQDYIHEWPANPPSFREDVAEYCKHVRGLSLKLVEAISESLGLERNYIDKALGKHGQHMAINYYPPCPEPGLTYGLPAHTDPNVITILLQNDVAGLQVLKDEKWVTVNPVPNTFIVNIGDQIQVISNDKYKSALHRALVNNEKERMSIPTFYCPSPDALIGPAPQLIDIDHPAQYTNYAYSEYYHNFWNRGLSKTTCVDMFKASN, via the exons atggccaccaccaccatcaccaccgccacaaAGTCACCCCTCTTAACCGACTTGGCCTCCACCCTGAACCATGTCCCCTCCAATTTCATCAGGCCCATCAATGACCGTCCAAATGTTCATGAATTTCAATCCTTCTCCGATTCCATTCCTATCATTGACCTCCAAGGTCTAGATGGTTCCAATCGCGAAGAAATCATCCAAAAGATTGCCAACGCTTGCCAAAATTATGGCTTTTTCCAA atTGTGCATCATGGAGTGCCGGAGGAGGTGGTAGGTAACATGGTGAAGGTGTCAAGAGAATTCTTCAGTTTGCCAGAGAGTGAGAGGCTGAAGAATTACTCTGATGACATGTCAAAGACAACCAGGCTTTCCACCAGTTTCAACTTGAAGACTGAGAAGGTTTCCAACTGGAGGGACTACTTGAGACTTCACTGCCATCCTCTTCAGGATTACATTCACGAGTGGCCTGCCAACCCTCCATCTTTCAG AGAGGATGTTGCTGAGTATTGCAAACATGTGAGAGGGTTGTCACTGAAATTGGTTGAGGCCATATCTGAGAGCCTGGGGTTGGAGAGGAATTACATAGACAAAGCACTAGGAAAACATGGGCAGCACATGGCCATTAACTACTACCCTCCATGTCCTGAGCCAGGGCTGACATATGGCCTACCAGCTCATACTGACCCAAATGTCATTACCATTTTGCTGCAAAATGATGTGGCAGGCTTGCAGGTCCTGAAAGATGAGAAATGGGTAACTGTCAATCCTGTTCCTAACACATTCATCGTCAATATTGGGGACCAAATTCAG GTGATAAGCAATGATAAGTACAAGAGTGCCCTTCATCGAGCATTGGTGAACAATGAAAAGGAGAGGATGTCCATTCCCACCTTCTACTGTCCTTCACCGGACGCTTTGATAGGACCAGCTCCCCAACTAATAGACATCGACCATCCTGCTCAATACACAAACTATGCTTACAGTGAATATTACCACAACTTCTGGAACAGAGGACTTTCAAAAACAACTTGCGTGGACATGTTCAAGGCTTCAAACTAG